A window of bacterium contains these coding sequences:
- the tuf gene encoding elongation factor Tu — protein MAEKKFERKKPHINVGTIGHVDHGKTTLTAAILKTCKAQGWYAEERSVDQIDNAPEEKERGVTINLAHVEYETEKYHVAHIDAPGHADYVKNMITGAAQMDVAILVVSAPDGPMPQTREHILLAKQVGVKNMIVFLNKIDQVDDEELVGLVEEEVKDLLKKYEYDPAKIPFVRGSALKALEADGKGDDAKPIIELLGKIDETPEPKRDADKPFLMPVEDVFSISGRGTVATGRVERGKLTLNEEVELVGLGETKKTVITGIEMFRKSMDECQAGDNVGLLLRGVEKDEIERGQVIAKPGSITPHTEFEAEIYILTKEEGGRHTPFMQGYKPQFYIRTADVTGEIELPKDVEMVMPGDTIKVNVKLQKPVALEEKMRFALREGGKTVGAGVVVKITK, from the coding sequence ATGGCAGAGAAAAAATTCGAACGGAAAAAGCCCCACATCAATGTGGGAACTATTGGTCACGTTGACCATGGTAAAACCACTCTTACAGCAGCTATTTTGAAAACTTGTAAGGCTCAAGGGTGGTATGCTGAAGAGAGAAGCGTGGATCAAATTGACAATGCTCCTGAGGAAAAAGAAAGAGGAGTGACCATTAATTTGGCTCACGTTGAGTATGAAACTGAAAAATATCACGTTGCCCATATTGATGCTCCGGGTCACGCTGATTACGTTAAAAATATGATTACTGGGGCAGCCCAGATGGATGTAGCTATTTTGGTTGTTTCTGCTCCTGACGGTCCTATGCCTCAGACTAGAGAACACATTCTTTTAGCCAAACAGGTTGGGGTAAAGAATATGATTGTTTTTCTTAACAAGATTGACCAAGTGGATGATGAAGAGTTAGTGGGTTTAGTTGAAGAGGAAGTCAAAGATCTTTTGAAAAAATATGAGTATGATCCAGCCAAAATCCCCTTTGTTAGAGGCAGTGCTCTAAAAGCTTTAGAAGCTGATGGCAAAGGAGACGATGCCAAGCCTATTATTGAGCTTTTGGGCAAAATTGATGAAACCCCTGAACCCAAACGCGATGCTGATAAGCCATTCTTGATGCCTGTTGAGGATGTTTTCTCTATTTCTGGACGAGGTACTGTTGCTACCGGAAGAGTTGAAAGAGGTAAACTCACCCTTAATGAAGAGGTGGAGTTGGTTGGTTTAGGGGAAACCAAGAAGACAGTTATTACTGGAATTGAAATGTTCCGCAAGAGTATGGACGAATGTCAAGCTGGTGATAATGTAGGTTTACTACTTAGGGGCGTAGAAAAAGATGAGATAGAAAGAGGTCAGGTTATCGCCAAACCGGGTTCAATTACACCTCACACTGAGTTTGAAGCTGAAATCTATATTTTGACCAAGGAGGAAGGTGGACGCCATACTCCATTTATGCAAGGGTATAAACCTCAATTTTATATCCGCACTGCTGATGTTACTGGCGAAATTGAGCTACCTAAAGATGTCGAAATGGTGATGCCCGGAGATACAATAAAGGTGAATGTTAAATTGCAGAAACCCGTAGCTTTAGAAGAGAAGATGCGCTTTGCCTTACGGGAAGGTGGCAAGACTGTAGGCGCAGGTGTAGTAGTTAAGATCACCAAATAA
- the rpsJ gene encoding 30S ribosomal protein S10: MPKKSQRIRIKLKAYDARVLDKTVETIIKTAEETGSIVVGPIPLPCERRLYTVQRSSFIKKDSREQFEMRVHKRLIEIKNPTAKTLDALSGLEIPSGVEIEIKM, encoded by the coding sequence ATGCCCAAGAAAAGCCAACGAATCAGGATCAAGCTTAAAGCATACGATGCTCGTGTTTTAGACAAAACTGTTGAAACCATCATTAAAACAGCTGAGGAAACAGGCTCTATTGTTGTCGGTCCGATTCCTTTGCCTTGTGAGCGTCGCCTTTATACGGTTCAGCGTTCAAGCTTTATTAAAAAAGATTCCCGAGAGCAGTTTGAAATGAGAGTTCATAAACGCTTGATTGAGATTAAAAACCCCACAGCCAAGACACTGGATGCCCTTTCAGGTTTAGAGATTCCTTCAGGGGTAGAAATCGAAATTAAAATGTAA